The region ATTCTAGTGTATATTGTATTTAGTACAATCCAATCCACACGATGTTATTTGACACATCATaagtttttataattattttttttaaaaattataatcatcaactcaacaaatatataaatattgaaaacaaTATCATAATTGCAATTCTTGCACTATGAAGGGTTCTACTGCATTAGAGTCATAGGACATCACAGACAACTCATTGAAAGAAAACATTCAATTTAGCATTGCCGAAGAATAAACAATCTTCAATGTAATTAAGACATTCAATCACACATTGCgcacaaaaaaaaaggtaacAAACTTTTCATATTACATTTATCGTATGACGTAAAAATTGTGTACAAGTTACCCtatagtcatatatatatatatatatatccccgtaagggcagcctgagtggcaagaccaagacgctcgcggccgtgaggtcctgagttcgaaaccgtctgccacctccttgtggtcctttgccggctaggatcacagggcgagggtttactcacatactcggaagaggagtggggtttgcctcgataaaccctatatatataaaaagaaaaattagacaTTGACTTGTCTATCTATACTAAAAAGTttcaattattcatatatatgaaaaattaaacttattagCATAACTATCTTCCGAATAaactttagggtgtgtttggttgggggttttggtatagggaatgggtatgaaagtgattgctagtgtttggttgataggttttgagaatgctactatgggtatggaataccccattaatgggaaaatccatacccttattaaataaggatttcatttcacttcttcatttcttccccaactattaatattcattcccattccacccaactaccaaacatgctaaatactttcaccaaaacccattacccttaccaagtatttgatacccattccgattccgattcccatgtgcgaaccaaacacacccttattattattaacattagTCGTTCGAATGATAATACAATGTAACTaaataattgatattattgaGCCGTGGTGATGCCAACATATTCACCACCAACAAGATTGTCAATCAttactgtgtggaccatgatccatacaGCTGTATaaaccatactatcaaataatgtatattcaatacataaataatatatttttaatatattaaaaatataattttttgttatgattCACACAATACTGTGTAGACAATGCCACAATGgcccacataataatttgtccaAGATCGTAGTAACATGCTAAAGTTAATTTGATTGATTAATTGGATAATTTACTTGATTAAAATGTTGAAATATTTATGTAGAACATGATTGGGGAGAAGATGCAGGTACACTCGTCCAATAGTGGGGTAGCACGTAGAGAAGGATGGTCTCCAGATATTTTGTTGCTGACGCGGATCCAATCCTTTGGTAGAGGAGGGAATAAACCACAAGTTTGGAGGAGCgttttgtcatttaacaatGTAGGCGACCACACAAACTCCTGTGTCGTCGTTCGTTCTAATCCAGGAGGCGGGGCCCGCTGACGAAACGACGTCGCTCCCTTCAATCCCCCAAACCTTTTACTGAACCCACAGGCCGTCACGTGTCCCCAACCGGATCAGAAAAGATCCGCCCGAAACTATAGAGAGCCCGTTTTTAGATTCAGCTCCACGTGGCATCCAGTGCATCGCTTACGTGGCGGACTGAGCAGCTCACACATTGTCCACGTCATCAGCGGATCGGGGGAATATAATATCTTTGCTAGGACGTATCTATTTCTCTCTCCCCAACCCCGGCCCTTCCCTTCTTCAGGCTTCGGTGTTTCTCCTTTTAGTGGAACAAACCCTAGACAAGAACACAACAATATGAGTTGAGAGaattcattaaataaaatacGGATTTCTTTTGCCTTTTAATGGGATAAACAAACATTCGTCTGTTTTCTAGATATATTCAAACCTGGTTTCATTAATAGGAGCTCTGATGATTCTGATCTGCACCAATGGAGTTTAGGTAAGAATTCATGCTTCTACATTTTCTCCTTTCTGTTGGTGAATTTGTGAGGAAATTTAATTTTGCTACACGTTTAATTTTGTTGCTCTGGATCTCTCGGATTCAAATTCTGTTATTTCCTGCCCCGAAAAAACTGGGGTTCTTCAAAACCAAACAAATTTTGGATTTTCGTGTAAATTTTTTGGCTTAGTTGAGATGCATTGTGTGTGAACAATTGAGGTTATTGTGCTTTTAATTCCTCAATTTTGCATAATAGTTGGTTCTGACATTCAGGGCTGTTTCAAATTGCTTAGCTCATTCAATTCAGTAAATTTTTGAGCTGCCAAACACAAATAAGtggaattttattgtttgtaagattagagttgttttattattttgttttttcttggTTTGTTCTTAGATACATTCAATTGTACAAATCAGATGGAATTCATTCCCCCAGCCTGATAATGAGCATGATTATTTTTTGCTCCCTATTATATACATGTGCATACTCATAGGACTTGGTAAATTATTGGATTTGATATTTGCTTATGAATATGTGAGGTATTGAAGAATTTTATGTCTTTTTGTTGTAGATTTTATCAAGGAGCTGGTTAATAGAAAGACTGGTAATTTATTTAACAACGGTATGATCAACTTTTCTTCCAGAGTTTTAAATTCGAAGGCCAGGGGGTACAATAAAGaaaacattaaaagaaaaacgaaacagtaaatttaatatttgtgATGTAATAAGCATACAGAAAAATTAGAAGAATCTGATGTTTAATATTTCTCTCTACATTCGAGGTTTTCTTGCGGACTAAATCTGGACCCTTATTCATCATTCATTTTTTGAATCTGATTGATGAGGGGAGTTCGGGTGGATGGCAATGGTCCTCCACTTAAAGGGTTAACAGAAATCAATCACAATGGTATGCGGTCTGAGCAGAATGGAGTAAGAGATGGAGTTAATGGTGATGGACATGGGCTCTCTGAGGAAGACGAGTCGAGGATTAATGAAGACGCTGAGGACAGAAATGACATGCGCAGAGATTTAATGCAGGTGCAGGCTGTTCTTCATACTCAGCAGCAACAGCCTCAAGGCCCTGTGGTTCGCTGGGAGCGTTTTCTTCCTCTTAGATCCCTCAAGGTTCTGCTTGTGGAAAATGATGATTCTACTCGTCATGTAGTCAGTGCACTGCTTCGGAATTGCAGCTACGAAGGTTGGCTTTTTTCTTGTTAAATCCCTTTCTGCTTTCGTGAGTGGTTTATAGTGAGAGGTGATGCCGATATTTTGCAAATTTATTCTATCCTGTCCTTATTTGGTTAGCAGTATATTGATATCTGCTTAGTTTCCTGGCTGAATAAATATCAGCTAATTGAATTTTCAGGTAAATTCTTGTTGGGTTAGCATGTTCATTTCTGCCTGGCTTTATGTTAATTGAACTTCTATTGATCTTTTGTCATTTAATGTCTTTTTCTGCTAGATGAGATACTTCTATTGATTTTTGTATCATGTAGAATTAATTACACttaatttataatgtttttgGAACATTTTTTACCATAGAAGAAATACTTACCTCCTGATTTCCCAGGTAATAATTggctttatattattattatttattttattttattttttctattgaAGGGTTGACTGGAAGTTATTCCTTTTATCCCAGTAAAGTTCACCCTTACTTTTTGCATCTTTCTTCTCTAGATTTCTGTCACTTCTTTCTTCTAAGAAAGAGAAgtgaatataaatttggttgcTCAGGCCTCATCATCTTTTAGAGAAAAATTTTCCATCCTACTGAAATGTTTTCATACAACAGTTATGAAGTATACAGATATACCCATCCTCTCTCAAAACTTTCAGTAGCAAATTCCTGCTTGAGTGGGATTATATCCTAACACAAGAAACTGTGATCTTATTAGAAATGCACCCATCTTGTACTCCTGTCCCTATCTTGTTCcttcagtttttttttcctctttaaaTAACAATTTGTGCTTTTGGTCAGGATAAAGGAAAGAAGCATCGGGCAAAACATGCAATTGATGTTAACTACAAAATTCAGTTCCTATACTTCTTTAGCAATTAAACTTTGCTCTTGGTTCTCCCTATTgccaatatttattttgtttaagtaTTCATCTTATTGATTGTGAAATTTGAGATCTTTATCTGGGCTCTCTGCCTATATTTGTTAGAGCATTCAAATTCCTCATTCTCAAGGAATATATTGAATTGGATAACTGCAGTTACAGCTGTTGCAAATGGAGTTGAAGCATGGAAAATTTTAGAAGATTTAACCAATCACATAGATCTTGTTCTAACAGAAGTAGCCATGCCATATATGTCGGGCATTGGTCTGTTATCAAAGGTTATGAACCACAAAACTCGCAAGAATGTCCCTTTGATTAGTGAGTTTTCTTCCTATTTCATGGTTGTGTTTACTTAtactttttatgtttttagcTGCTACACCTAATGAGTTTTATTTGCAGTGATGTCATCCAATGATTCTATGGGAGTAGTCTTTAAGTGTTTGTCAAAGGGTGCAGTTGACTTTTTAGTGAAGCCTATTCGAAAGAATGAGCTTAAAAATCTCTGGCAACATGTTTGGAGAAAATGCCACAGTGTAAGTTAATATCATCATCCTATCATGTATTACTTTGAAGCACCATTTCGGCATTTCTTCAATAATTCTTGATAAAGCAGCCAAGCAGGGTATGTTGGTGCTTAAATTGAAAAAGAGATTTCTtatcaaaacaacaaaaactgAAAAAGGATATCACTGTGTTTAACTTGGTGGACCTTCTAAATTGTTGCTCCttttctctccctctccctttcactttgttttattttttaccttATTTTTCCCCTTTACACTGTATTTTTCTAGCAAATTGTGTATTAGCATTCtgtttttcattattttgttaTCCTTTTATCAGTCAAGTGGTAGTGGCAGTGAAAGTGGAATACGCACCGAAAAGTCCACAAAATCTAAAAGCATTCAAGGGTCGGAAAATAACAGCGACAGCaatgatgaagatgagaatGGAAGCATTGGTTTGAACATCAGGGATGGAAGTGACAATGGAAGTGGGACCCAGGTACTTCTAAAGATCTTACCTATAATAGTCTTTTTCACATATGCATGATACCACACTAACATGCAAATATGTATTTGttctttttacaaaatataAGAGAAAGTGCACTTGTACTTCCCGAGTTAtgactaattgcaattttagtcCCTAATTGTTTAGCATGAATGTGTACAGTCTCcaagttttttattttggttctCCTATGTTGCAACTTTAGTCCCTAAGCTATGActaaatttcaattttggtccccATCTATGAGATGACTAAAATTTCAATGTGGTTAAAAATCTAGTGACTATTTTATGTTCATGCTAAACAATTAGAGActaaaatctctattcagtCATAACTTGGGGACTAAAACTGCATTTTCCCTGAAATATGGgcatgtttactaacagaaaactgttttttgttttctgttttccaatttttcagttttcattctttgctttctatttagaaaacttgtttactaacacttattttttcaaatatattaacgttataaaattaacaataagtttaatttcgagtgatttttaaaccttatatttaaaatatttgaaaatatttttatttaaatagaataaatataatttattcaaaaaaaatataatttttacttttaagtccaataaatgtaaaatttttacatttgatatccgaaacaaatttatatctgtatataacataaataaaaatatatccaaaccaataacctattaagttcacataaaatttagtttagataatattaatattttttgagctaatatttaaaatatgtttggatatattcatttgcatgacatgtatataatatataatttttattttgaattctaatatagtaatatatgtgaaatttcgatatctgatatctggaccaaacttgtatctgatataacataattaaaaatatctgaacgaataatcaattgagttcaatcaaaatataaaacgtgatatagatttcaatttttaattttgataatgtaaatgatgtataattttaaacataaataaataattatgtttaaataagtaatgcaagtagaaaagatagaagatgataataaatgtaatcatagtaataaacaaatatgtaagtagataatggtgagaatgtggttatagtgtcatatagtctaatagatgatagttgattctgttttccatttagaaaacagtttttaatagtgttcCTGTTTtcaagaaaactgaaaaattatttcctgttttcaaaatagaaaactgtgttagtaaacatgttttctgttttctgatttctaattttccaaatttctagaaaactggagaaaatttccagttagtaaacggcCCATAATGTTCCATAATATCTATGTTTgcaaaaatgaatatttttttcaattttgttaatcttGTTAAATGACCAGTATTGTTAATCTTGTTAATTTACATTAATGTGAATCTCGTGGGGCTCTTCTATTGTAGTTACTTTCATGTATGCTGTCTGCATGCTTTTGTGTAAGCTGTACAACTTGGGTTTCATGGCCCAACTGTATACCATCTTATGCAGTCAAGTATATGTAGGACACTTGGCTGCCTAATTTGTTACTGATTACTGATTGCCTTTAAAATCCTATTGATATTTTGCTAGCCTTCATATTCCTTAGTAAATTTATTGAATAGAAAACAACATAAAGCACCCAACTTATtgaaaaactttaaaaacaaaCCGAGAAGTATATTGATAGTTTACCTGACCAGGTTAAATATTCCTTAGCTTGGAAtgcttataatttaatttaatttttttggcatGCATACTCCACAATTTTCCAAATATATTCCACTTACAAATTTTTGGAGGAATAAAAAGCAAGTGTATTAGTTCTAAGATGTACTCTTGGACGAAATTCCCTATTTTGCTGTTAATTCAAAAACATGGGAAACAGTTTAGGTGCTGGTGTACCTGCACTTAAAGAGTATTTCCACGAGAAGTCCcataatgatttttaaaaatgatgcattatttctcatttctttgttttatttatttcttgtttttccCCCAATCTTGTGACGCTTCCAAATGTCAAGTTCAGTCTACCACGCCGCTTGTAGTGCATACCTACCTTAAGTTGGAAAAGGGGGGAGGGGGTTGTGAATGACAAATGACAATTTTCACTATAAAGGAGATTGTAGAGGCATTTTCTGCTTAATAAATTTTCTGTGTACCAAATCCGAATCACATCATATATGTAATGTGTTGCAGTAATGAATCAAcaataattatatcaaaattcCGGAATGCCATATATTGGAAGGAATGGAAGCCTATGCACTCTTTTCTtaggtttgtatatatatacaaaatgatGCAGTGTTCTAATATCATTACaacccttctttctcacagAGTTCATGGTCAAAACGGGCCATTGAGGTGGAAAGCCCACAACCCATGTTGCCTTGGAATGAATTACCTGAACCCCCTGACAGCACTTGTGCTCAGGTTATTCATTCCAGACCAGAAGCACAAAGTGCAAATTGGGTTCCTACAATTGCCACCAGAGAGTACCAAGATGAGGAAGATGAACAGGGTACTATGGTTCTTTTGAAAGGGGAATACTGCGTGCTTGCAGACCTAGTTAATTTGCTAGCTCAAGGGCCTAATGACATAATTTGCCTCAATAAAAATGATTTGGAAAATATAATGTCCATACAGCTGAACTCAACTTGATTTGGATCTAGTCCCACTTGAGTTTTGTGTTTGTCCTAAAGTGTTTTATCTTTAGCTTCTTTGTTTTCTGATCTAACAAGTTAATGATTTGGTTTGCAAGCAGAAAATGTCCCGATGGGAAAGGATCTACAGATAGGAGTACCTAGGTCTCCGGATTTACAGCTTAATGGTCCAACCAGTAAAGCATTGGATGGTGATGCGAGTGCTAAGAAGGGCAAACTTGTGAATATTGACTCCTCAAAAGATGACGAGAAATTGATTGGAAAGCTGGAGCTTAACAAGACTCGAAAGAATGAGTTAAAGGACAAGGATAATGGTCATGTAGCTGCTGCCATTACCATCAAAGATAATCCTCTAATGGAAATTACTGGCAATGATGTCCCGACTGATCCATCCAAGATGACTAACACCAAAGAAATAGCCACTTATAACTCCAAGGAGATGCCATCCCTTGAACTCAGTTTGAAGCAGCACAGAGAAGTTGGAGAGACTGGAACCACAGTGCAAGAACGCAACGTACTGAGGCATTCGGACCACCTTTCAGCATTCTCAAGGCAAGTAGTAATTTGAACTCACTAAAGTTGAAGGTTACATTATTAGTTAATAAGCCGCCATGGGAGGGATCACAAATTCTAATTCTCATTTCCATGCACAGGTATGGCACTACTTCAACTGCTAATCAGGCTCCAACTGGAAATGTGGGCAGCTGCTCTCCTGTTAATAATAGCTCTGAAGCAGCAAAAACAGAATCATTGCAGAATTTAAGATCTAATTCAAGCAGTATGCCCAATCAGCGCTCCAATGGCAGTAGTAACAACAATGATATGGGCTCATCAACCAATAACATTTTTGTCAAGGCAGAGGCATTTACTGACAAGCCAGTCAATAAATCTTCTGCTGTGAATGCACATCCCTGCTCTGCATTTCAGCCAGTTCAGCATGGACAAAATTCTTCCCTTCCAGGAAAAGCTGATTCTGCCAAGGCAGCATTGGCCCAGGCAAGGGCCATGCAGCAGCAGTTTCAAGTTCagcatcatcatcaccattaccatcaccaccatcaccatGTGCATAGcatgcagcagcagcagcagcaacaacaacaacaacaacagcagctCCTGAATGAAGATTCTTTGCCTTCTAGAAAAACTGTTGCAGATGCTCCACATGGATCCGGACCCTATATGTTAGGTACACTGACAGATGGAAATACAAACTATGGAAGTGCATCGGGAAGTAACAATGCAAGCAATGGGCACAATGGAAGCAGTGGGCAGAATGAAAGCAACGCTGCTGTAATTGCCGAGGAAACTAACATGGCTACTGAAGATGGAATAGCTGGAAAATGCACGGTTGGTGGAGAGAGTGGTAGTGGTAGCAGAAGTGGAGTAGACCAATGTCGACAAGCACAAAGGGAGGCTGCCTTGAACAAGTTCAGGCAAAAGCGAAAAGAGAGGAACTTTGAGAAAAAGGTAACTTTTCTAAGATCTTAAAGATCAAACCATTCAGCATATATAATTTCCCCATATTTCCAGCAGCACTCTGTTTGCAGAAAGAATACTTTGTATCTTGATGATAAAACAACGGCCTGGCTTAATAAAAGCAGCAGAAAAAACATCTCATTCTTCTCCCTTTCTTTGGGGTGTCTCATTTTCAGGTTCGATATCAAAGCAGAAAGAGACTGGCTGAACAGCGGCCACGCATCCGAGGACAATTTGTGAGCCAGTCCTCAGATAAAACCAAAACAAAGGATACAAATTGCTGACCCCTGCCCTGTCGCTTGATGGTGCATGTGTATTATGTACATGATTAGCATTGATTGCATAGATAGGGAGGCAGCAGTTTCATTATGTTGGTTGGACCCCATTCCACAGAATTATGTTTGTTTCTAAGAATAAGACATTTCTAAAGACTAGAGTGAGTGAAGAACCACTGAAAAATGTATTCTTGGGAACTTTTTTTGTGTGGTTTATATGACCTACTAGGTACGGACTACCCCCAAACTACTACTTGTATTTCCTAATAAATTTCAATGTAATGTGACGGATGTCTCTAGTGTTTGTTGTAATGTAATCTTCTATTCTCCTTTTGTCCTCTCACacatttttttctcttatttcatttcaatttcaatctCTATAACATAGTAAATGCACCACTGTTGTAGATGTTTTTGCATTATCAGAAACAAGCTAAAATGTTCTTATTAGGGAATAGCTATCCTTTCAAGTCACAAGAAAAATCTATAGTCACTATTCGAACACACGAaataaaccagtctaggttagGTTGTTCATAGCTGACTAACTCGAACCAGATCAATCTTCACTATTTGAACACAAGaagtaaaccagtctaggttagGTTGTTCATAGCTGACTAACTCGAACCAGATCAATCCTCACATTAGGAGTCGAACTTTGACCAACATGGTGATatattcattcatatatatataaaataaagatacacagaagaaggaaaacaatgcatattatcatattatcaaagCATTGTTAGAAATGGACATAATTTTCATGTCTTCAGATTGATCAGTAAATGTTTGCATTGTTGATGATGAGtcgtttatgtatatatatacccacatAGACAGGCATAAATAAATGGATACATATAATATTGATACCTTATTGCATTGGTGAAAACTTTTCCACCATTTGTTGTCTCAGAATTGGTAGATAGAGATTGAATTTGCTCAGTTAAACAAATTGATGTACAAACCGGTTGGCCCTCTTTCATAATTCTCAAAACTGGCGGGGACAAATGCTATACGGGTCGGGTCGTCTTATTCATATTTGTGTAATGCTTTAGCAATTGTTTTTCTTCTCGCATGAAGCAACACCTAAGTAGAAATGGAGTGTTTGTTCTGTCGTAACAGCTTTATAGCAGAGGTAAAGGGAGGAGAAAGAGAAATCTCCTCAGTTTTTTACACGTGTTAAAATGTTGTTTTTGTCAATGGATTAAATTAAGATGTGATCTGATTTACATCTCACATTAGAAACGtgtgatatacatatatactcatttCTGTTTTCTGTTATTGTTTTTTGTCATGCGAGAAATGTGGGAAAAAAAAGTGATTCCAATTTGTTTAGTTATTCATGATCAATCTGAATTATCGGATGACCAGCCAACTATTAGTAAATTTATCAATGTACAATGTAtgtaatttacaattttaacttGATAAAACAAATGATATGAGAACGATCgagttatattatttattttaattactatatttgaataataatttttttataaataattaaattttaatacaaagtacAAACTATAAAAATTTATAGAATCTCAAAATGAATGACAATCtaaataaaacatatttcaACCTTTTTTTCTTACCTTGTCCAACTGCCATTTTGGCACAAATAGTAtgttttgcaatatatatatgatgttttaTATGATGTTGAACACATTCTCTCACGTAACATAAATAGTCTCTTTATTAGATAGTGTTATTTTATATGACAGTTAAGACATTCTCTTGTATCAGgtaaaattgtgaaaataatcTTTTTATTGGGTAGCGTAAAAGTTCTAACAATACATACAAAGCACAAACCCAATGGATAAGCTCAAGTgccaagtgagctctctttgtggggaagaattccgGGAGAACCCGTGTTCGATTCTCATGGGTGGACCCGGACCGTTAACAGACGGAACAacttaactctaaaaaaaatcataaatttagATGCTCTTGCCCTCAACTGGTGAATCCAAAATGTTGTAGTTACGTTGGATCAAACActagtaaaataaaagaaaaagattttCCAGCTAGATAACAACAAAACCGGCCTCATACAAAAACTcaagttgaaccaaataatTTAGTGTCACTAGTTTTCAAAGAAGGTTTTATATATGCAAACCAGTTACATATATATGGACATTCCTCTGATCCAACATATCTGTTGGGACTAAAATGCCTTTCTAGTTTAGGAAAAGAACAAACCAAATCCCCACTACTAACACAAAGCATTAGCAAAATGTGCAAACTAATCATCAACAACAGTCGAAACAAGATTTGCCATCCAAACACCACAAAGTGATATACAACTTTTCAGTGGGGTCCAGATGTTGCATGCccagataataataataataaaaaaaattgattgaacAACAATGGACTCTCAAGAAGCATCTATCAAAACAACAGATGAGGAGTCCATCCATCATATGTCTCCATCCTAGCTTTGTTTCCTAGACATGTAACAGTATCTACCAAAATCAACACAGCAGAAACCTGCCAATGTAATGTCTGGTAATAAAAAAGAAGGAGAAAATTCAGCCACATAAAAAGCAAACCTTTAGCTTTCTTCCTCAGATTGATGGGTTCCAGCTAGCCCAGATATATGTAACTTTCAAAGAACTATACAAAGATAATGATCCCATGCCTAAATTGTTCAAGTCTTGCTGCAAGCCATAGAAAATCTTACCTTTTGAAGCTGGAAGTTACACTG is a window of Ipomoea triloba cultivar NCNSP0323 chromosome 11, ASM357664v1 DNA encoding:
- the LOC115996934 gene encoding two-component response regulator-like PRR73 isoform X2; this encodes MRGVRVDGNGPPLKGLTEINHNGMRSEQNGVRDGVNGDGHGLSEEDESRINEDAEDRNDMRRDLMQVQAVLHTQQQQPQGPVVRWERFLPLRSLKVLLVENDDSTRHVVSALLRNCSYEVTAVANGVEAWKILEDLTNHIDLVLTEVAMPYMSGIGLLSKVMNHKTRKNVPLIMMSSNDSMGVVFKCLSKGAVDFLVKPIRKNELKNLWQHVWRKCHSSSGSGSESGIRTEKSTKSKSIQGSENNSDSNDEDENGSIGLNIRDGSDNGSGTQSSWSKRAIEVESPQPMLPWNELPEPPDSTCAQVIHSRPEAQSANWVPTIATREYQDEEDEQENVPMGKDLQIGVPRSPDLQLNGPTSKALDGDASAKKGKLVNIDSSKDDEKLIGKLELNKTRKNELKDKDNGHVAAAITIKDNPLMEITGNDVPTDPSKMTNTKEIATYNSKEMPSLELSLKQHREVGETGTTVQERNVLRHSDHLSAFSRYGTTSTANQAPTGNVGSCSPVNNSSEAAKTESLQNLRSNSSSMPNQRSNGSSNNNDMGSSTNNIFVKAEAFTDKPVNKSSAVNAHPCSAFQPVQHGQNSSLPGKADSAKAALAQARAMQQQFQVQHHHHHYHHHHHHVHSMQQQQQQQQQQQQQLLNEDSLPSRKTVADAPHGSGPYMLGTLTDGNTNYGSASGSNNASNGHNGSSGQNESNAAVIAEETNMATEDGIAGKCTVGGESGSGSRSGVDQCRQAQREAALNKFRQKRKERNFEKKVRYQSRKRLAEQRPRIRGQFVSQSSDKTKTKDTNC
- the LOC115996934 gene encoding two-component response regulator-like PRR73 isoform X1; its protein translation is MRGVRVDGNGPPLKGLTEINHNGMRSEQNGVRDGVNGDGHGLSEEDESRINEDAEDRNDMRRDLMQVQAVLHTQQQQPQGPVVRWERFLPLRSLKVLLVENDDSTRHVVSALLRNCSYEVTAVANGVEAWKILEDLTNHIDLVLTEVAMPYMSGIGLLSKVMNHKTRKNVPLIMMSSNDSMGVVFKCLSKGAVDFLVKPIRKNELKNLWQHVWRKCHSSSGSGSESGIRTEKSTKSKSIQGSENNSDSNDEDENGSIGLNIRDGSDNGSGTQSSWSKRAIEVESPQPMLPWNELPEPPDSTCAQVIHSRPEAQSANWVPTIATREYQDEEDEQAENVPMGKDLQIGVPRSPDLQLNGPTSKALDGDASAKKGKLVNIDSSKDDEKLIGKLELNKTRKNELKDKDNGHVAAAITIKDNPLMEITGNDVPTDPSKMTNTKEIATYNSKEMPSLELSLKQHREVGETGTTVQERNVLRHSDHLSAFSRYGTTSTANQAPTGNVGSCSPVNNSSEAAKTESLQNLRSNSSSMPNQRSNGSSNNNDMGSSTNNIFVKAEAFTDKPVNKSSAVNAHPCSAFQPVQHGQNSSLPGKADSAKAALAQARAMQQQFQVQHHHHHYHHHHHHVHSMQQQQQQQQQQQQQLLNEDSLPSRKTVADAPHGSGPYMLGTLTDGNTNYGSASGSNNASNGHNGSSGQNESNAAVIAEETNMATEDGIAGKCTVGGESGSGSRSGVDQCRQAQREAALNKFRQKRKERNFEKKVRYQSRKRLAEQRPRIRGQFVSQSSDKTKTKDTNC